The DNA region AGTGAATTTTCTGCTGGTTTGTATCCCCATGATTACCCGTCATTGTTCTTGCAGTTTAACTTTAAAAGGTCGATTATTTTAGACTCTTTGCTTTTATATTTGGCAGGTTGTGATTGTGAAATGCTATCATCTATTCTGCAATCCATGAATCCGAAGGAATTTAGAGATTCGCCATTGGAGATGCCCTGGATGTGGAACTGCATTTGGTCAGAATGATGTTCGGTTTGTTAAGATATGAACAAGGCTCATATTTTGTAGTCAGACGTGGGTTTCACTTGTATTAGTTATCATAGAAGCCTGATATCCAGAGTTGATTCCCTGATGGGGGAACTAATGATCCCATGTAACAGGattgaagatgatttttttcttcccaTGTAATCATTTACCAATCATGCATCTGTAAATATGGAACACGAAAACGAAAAGCCCTAGGTGGTATTGTTCCATAGTTCATCTGTAAATTCCAGATCCCATGCATCACCCATCTAAATTATTGCTGTTGATGTCATGGTTTTGGAACGAGTTATAGCTTGTAACTGGCAATAGGACACGTTGGGAAGCATAGAATTTGAGCTAAATATTGATTCGCACTCTTTTGGCTCCTTGTAGAGATGCATATCCTTCGACTGTTGAAATATACTTATTCTATAGCCATGAGCTGATAGATAACAAAACAGGGGGACCTTTGAGCCCACCTTGAATCCTTGAGGTATCAACTAGGGTTGGATAGGATCCAACAGGATGAGCTCTCACAAGCAAATTTCAGTATCTGGCCCACACAAGTAGTCTGATGGATAGAAATGAGTCACCTGCTCATTCACCTTTAATATCTACATTGGGACCCGCACATTCATCCAAATTAAAATCTAGTATAATCCTAGATCTTCATTAGCCCATTGTAACACCTAAAAGTTGTTTTTGTGCTTGGAAATTGGGATCAAGTCaatcaacaaatctcccttcccTTCCTAGGGATAAGTGGCATATTTGTATCTCTGCTCCCAATTTGGTTATAGTTTGGTCAcctattgatgtttttttcctaATATCATCCCTTAGCTCCTTTTCTCTATGATTATTTGGTCCTTCCGTTTTTCTATCGCCCAAGAACcatgaataaataattgaattagatggaaagattatatatatgtgaatcataataactatatataaaatccatcataataattatatgaatCGTTATTATTATGTGTAAAGAGAGCAATGCAATAAAagtatttaatatttctttattcaACTATCAGGGATATCTTCGAACTAATTAATGCTTGAAATcgaaattaaatcatttttgtaAACAATTTTAAGAACGTGTTTCTCATGAATTTAgtgtattaagaaaaaaaaaaaaccctcacaCCAATAGTCTCtctaaagaaaataaaggggtgattataaggaaaaaaaaagttggttttctttagcaaataaaaatatgatctaTCACATTTAATTAACATTTGATAAAAAGAttgtaaattatacaaaataaagatTGTACGATgatattaagttaaaaaatatataaaaggactAAAATGACACAAAGTTAAGAATAGAGGTGCCTAAAGCACAATGACGTCAATCACCCCATCACTATTATTACACAACCATCATCGTGTTCATCTTCTTTCTTGCTTAGGCTCCAATTCCATTTTATCAGTGAAACATTGTCCAACAAAAGAATGCTACTCTCACTTGTCCAAACCATTTACACATCACCTTTTCCATCCAAAACACAAACCCAATTCAACAGTATCATAAAGTCCACAACTTTTTTGCCAAAATCACTCTTTCCCACCTTTGACTGCCCATCAAAAACCCTCTCAAGACTGTTTTTTTATGGCAATACAAGAACTAGAAAGTTGACAGCTGGTGCTAGCTTTACTGTCCATGCTTCTTTGATTGAGGCTCCAGTTTTATGGGTTGGTAGGCTTTGTATCTTTTATGCACTGTTAAAGGCTGGTTTAGCTGGATCAGAGGCTAACCCACTTGTTTctggtactttttttttttttggatttttaaatttcttgcttttttgcatgtattttaATGGTTCTTATGGATTGAGGTCTACATTTGTTTAGGTttggatggtggtggtggtgctgaaTCTGGTGACCTGGGGTTTTCTAAGTGGATTGAGGCCATACAAGGCAAACCAGGTTTGTGGGTTCCTTAGTTGTATATTGTACATTTatgttttgttggatttttcttcttctgccatTTCTAAATGTTACTAGATTTTAGATGTGCCAATAAAAAAGTTTGGGATTTTATTTCAGtttaattcaagatttaacTTTTGCTAAAGT from Populus alba chromosome 14, ASM523922v2, whole genome shotgun sequence includes:
- the LOC118059299 gene encoding uncharacterized protein, yielding MLLSLVQTIYTSPFPSKTQTQFNSIIKSTTFLPKSLFPTFDCPSKTLSRLFFYGNTRTRKLTAGASFTVHASLIEAPVLWVGRLCIFYALLKAGLAGSEANPLVSGLDGGGGAESGDLGFSKWIEAIQGKPDKEAADKRKLVSKWHPTTKGTLRRNYRVPSKSEGQRRLKAIAALLSEDDYFVDATSHKGCQIRRESAHGESVCCNNVRALFDELPTPHLLVEITAFPAGPLTEKDYVKAEKLERVLRSGPSI